AACGGCGGCGCGCACTCGCGGTCTCACGGTTCGCGGACGGGCGCGCCGAGTCGCCGCTCGAGTCGGTCAGCCGGGCGACGATCGCGTTGGCAGGGGCTCCCCCGCCCGAGTTGCAACTCCGCGTGCACGACCAGTTCGGAGTGATCGCTCGGCCCGGCTTCTGCTGGCCCGAGCTCGGGATCGCCGGCGAGGCGGACGGCGCGGAGAAACTGCAGCATCCGGCTTTCCGGCGATTCCCGGATGTGAGGCAGGCCTTAGCGGCGCGTGCGGAGCGCGACAGGCGGATCGAGGCGGCGGGGCTGCGCGTCATCCGCTGGCGCTGGGCCATCGGGCGGCGCGTCGATCTGATGCGAGAGTTCCTGACCCGCGAAGGCGTGCCGTTGGACCCAGGCAGGCGGCTCGGGGAGCTGGGCCTGGGACCGGAGCGGGGCCTCTGACGCAGAAGAGCGGGACCGGTGTTCGCCGATCCCGCTCCCGAACGGCGCCTCGCGCCGCCGCTCTCGTGGTTCCAAGACCGCCTAGGCGGTTTCCGAACTCTTCGTCCGTACTCCGGTCAGCGGCTTGGTCTGGTTTGCGAGGTCCATGCTCACCATAGGCACTCTCCCTTCGTCGACGGACCCGTTCGGTTGAAACGGTGCCCTCATTCTGCGCCCGACCTGGCGAGAGGTAAACCCCTCCGACCTCACGCTCAGGAACGGGTACGTCGCGATCGCAGGAGGAGGCCGACACAGAGGACCGCCGCACCGGCCGTGCCGGCGCCGATCGCCAGCGACGCGAGCGGGATGATCTCGACGGTGGCGCCGGTGCCGGCGAGGGAGCGCGAACGCTCCACCACGGACACCGGCCCGGGCGGGAAGACCGGAACAGTACGGCCGGTGATGGCCGGCACCGGACGGGTGACGACATCCAGCGTCACGGTCGCGGACGCGCTCGTCCGGCCCGCGACGGTGGCGGTGTAGACGAATGCGTCGGCTCCGACATGTGCCGGGTCGCTCCGGTAGCTGCGGTGCACACCCTCGCCGCTGAGGACGCCGTGGGACGGCTCGGCCACGACATCGATCTGCACAGACCCCTCCTCCGGAGCAGAACCGTCGGCAGCGGAGGCGACCAGGCTGATCGGCGTGTCCTCCCCCGCGAACGCGGTGTAATGCAGGTCGCGCACGGACGGAGTGAGCGCGGCGTCCTCGACCACCTCGATGTCCACGCGGTACGGGCCGGCGGTGGAGTGGCCGTCGCTGACCGTGTACTCGAACGCATCCGCCCCGGCGAAACCCGCTTCGGGGGTGTAGACGCCGCCGGAGCCGGTCGACCGGAACGTGCCGTGGGCCGGCTCGGAGACGATCGCGTACGTCAGCTCGTCGCCGTCCGGGTCCGTGCCGGGGAACTCCACCGAGGCCGACGACCCGGCCGACAGAGTGAACGCGAAATCGGCCGCCGCCGGCGGAGCGTTCGACACGACGCCGCCCGCGGCCAGGAGCACCACCGAGTCGAGGATCGCGTCCGAGACATCCGCGATGACGAGCTTGACGTGATTCTGCTCGTGCGCGGACACCGGGGCGACGCAGCGAAGAGGGACGGTGAAGCCGTTGAGCGCCGTATCGACCGAACCGGCCGTGTTGTCCACGAAGAGTTCCGCGTTGCTGCCCGCGTTCACCGAGTCGACGCTGACGGGCTCCTCACCGATAACCGCGCAGTTCGCGCCATTGACGAAGAAGCCGAACACGTCGTTGAAGCCCTTGCCGACCCAGTCGTTGTACTCGGCCGACCCGAACACGTAGTCGATCGAGAGGGAGGTCGAAGTCGGCACGACATCGAACTCCAAGACGGCCGCGTCCCGGGTCCGCGCGCCTGCCAGAGCGGTGGCGTCCTCGTCCCCCGGAGTGCCCAGTCGCGTCGACAGGCTGTGCCCGTGAGGGCCAGGGGTCTCCGCGACCAGACCGGTGCTGAGCGCGACACCCGACGCGAGACCGAGCGCGTCCATCCCGGCGAAGGCGCCGATCGCGCGCGGGTCGCCGGTGAAGCGGATGCCCGAGGTGGTGACGCCCTCGCCCACGAGCTGCGCGACGAAGGACTCGACGGAGGACGTCGTCCCGTCCGTCACCGACTGAGCGGGGTCGCCCACCGCGGCCGGCCCGGCGAGCGTGAGCGGCGTCGCTACGAGGACGAGGCCTCCGACCGCGGCGACGAGACGGGTCGGGAAGGAGCGGGTACGAGCACGGGAGTGGCGCGAGGGCACGTCTGATTACCTTAGGTGTTAGATGCGGCCACCAATATTTATCACACGTCTCCCGCTCCGCAAAACGACGAAGGGCCGGACCCTTGCGGGTCCGGCCCTCAGCCGAAATGCCTGCCCGGTGGACCGGGCGGGTACTTACTTGTTGATCTTGGTCACCGTACCGGCGCCCACGGTGCGGCCACCCTCACGGATGGCGAAGCCGAGGCCCTCCTCCATGGCGATCGGCTGGATCAGCTCGACCGACATGTCGGTGGTGTCGCCGGGCATGACCATCTCGGTGCCCTCGGGCAGCGAGATGACGCCGGTGACGTCGGTGGTACGGAAGTAGAACTGCGGACGGTAGTTCGTGTAGAAGGGGTTGTGACGGCCACCCTCCTCCTTCGAGAGGATGTAGGCAGTGCCCTCGAAGTTGGTGTGCGGCGTGACCGAACCCGGCTTCACGACGACCTGGCCGCGCTCCACGTCCTCGCGCTTGGTGCCGCGGAGGAGCAGACCACAGTTCTCGCCGGCCCAGGCCTCGTCGAGCTGCTTGTGGAACATCTCGATACCCGTGACCGTGGTCTTCTGCGTCGGGCGGATGCCGACGATCTCGACCTCGGAGTTGATGGCGAGGGTGCCACGCTCGGCGCGACCGGTGACGACGGTGCCACGACCGGTGATCGTGAAGACGTCCTCGATCGGCATCAGGAACGGCTTGTCCTTGTCGCGCACCGGGTCCGGGATGGACTCGTCGACGGCGTCCATGAGGTCGAGGACCGACTGGACCCACTTCTCGTCGCCCTCGAGAGCCTTGAGGCCCGAGACGCGCACGACCGGGGCGTTGTCGCCGTCGAAGTCCTGGCTGGAGAGCAGCTCGCGGACCTCGAGCTCGACGAGCTCCAGGATCTCCTCGTCGTCGACCATGTCGGACTTGTTCAGCGCGACGAGCAGGTACGGAACGCCGACCTGCTTGGCCAGCAGCACGTGCTCGCGGGTCTGAGCCATCGGGCCGTCGGTGGCGGCGACCACGAGGATCGCGCCGTCCATCTGGGCCGCACCGGTGATCATGTTCTTGATGTAGTCGGCGTGACCCGGGGCGTCGACGTGCGCGTAGTGACGCTTCGGGGTCTCGTACTCGACGTGCGAGATGTTGATCGTGATACCACGCTGACGCTCTTCCGGAGCCGAGTCGATCGACGCGAAGTCGCGCTGCACGTTGGTCGCCGACGGGTACTTGTCAGCAAGCACCTTGGAGATCGCCGCGGTGAGCGTCGTCTTGCCGTGGTCGACGTGACCGATGGTTCCGATGTTCACGTGCGGCTTAGTCCGCTCGAACTTGGCCTTAGCCACTGTGGTCCTCCTCAGGACTCTCGTGCAGACACCCCGGTCGACGGATTTCGACCGGAGGGCCTACGGGATTGGTTTCTTATGTTACGGGATGTTGCCTGAGAGCAGTGACCGAGGTCACTCGCCCTTGCTCTTCTGGACGATCTCGTCGGCCACAGCCTTCGGGACCTCCGCGTAGCTGTCGAACTGCATCGAGTACACCGCGCGGCCCGAGGTCTTGGACCTCAGGTCGCCGATGTAGCCGAACATCTCGGACAGCGGGACGTTGGCGCGGACGACCTTGACGCCGCTCGCGTCCTCCATGGACTGGATCTGTCCACGGCGGGAGTTGAGGTCGCCGATGACGTCGCCCATGTACTCCTCCGGCGTACGCACCTCGACCGCCATGAGCGGCTCGAGGAGCACCGGGTTCGCCTTGCGCGCAGCCTCCTTGTAGGCCATCGAGCCGGCGATCTTGAACGCCATCTCCGAGGAGTCGACGTCGTGCGAGGCACCGTCGACGAGGATCGCCTTGACACCCACCGTCGGGAAGCCGGCGAGCACGCCGACCTGCATCGCGTCCTGGATGCCCGCGTCGACCGAGGGGATGTACTCGCGCGGGACGCGACCGCCGGTGACGGCGTTCACGAACTCGTACGAGGTCTCCGGGGTCACCTCGAGCGGCTCCAGGGTGATCTGCACCTTAGCGAACTGACCGGAACCACCGGTCTGCTTCTTGTGGGTGTAGTCGTACTTCTCCACCGTGCGGCGGAGGGTCTCGCGGTAGGCCACCTGCGGCTTGCCGACGTTGGCCTCGACGTTGAACTCGCGCTTCATGCGGTCGACGAGGATGTCGAGGTGCAGCTCGCCCATGCCCTTGATGACCGTCTGACCGGTCTCCTGGTTCTGCTCGGTGCGGAACGTCGGGTCCTCTTCGGCGAGCTTCTGGATGGCCGTGCCGAGCTTCTCCTGGTCGGCCTTGGTCTTCGGCTCGATGGCGACCTCGATGACGGGCTCCGGGAAGGTCATCGACTCGAGGACGACCTGGTGGTCCGGGTCGCTCAGGGTGTCACCGGTGGTGGTGTCCTTGAGGCCGATCACCGCGTAGATGTTGCCGGCGGTGACGAAGTCGACCGGGTTCTCCTTGTTGGCGTGCATCTGGAAGATCTTGCCGATGCGCTCCTTCTTGCCCTTGGTCGAGTTCACGACACCGGCTCCGGAGTCGACGCGGCCCGAGTACACGCGGACGTAGGTCAGGCGACCGAAGAACGGGTGCACGGCGACCTTGAACGCGAGCGCCGAGAACGGCTCGGTGGCGTCGGCGTGGCGCAGGATGACCTGCTCCTCGTCGCGCGGGTTGTGCGCCTCGATGGCGGGCACGTCGAGCGGCGACGGAAGGTAGTCGATCACGGCGTCGAGCATCGGCTGCACACCGCGGTTCTTGAACGCGGAGCCGCAGAGGACCGGGTAGATCTCGTTGTTGACCGTGAGCTTGCGGATGGCGGCCTTGATCTCCGGGATGGTGATCTCTTCGCCGCCGAAGAACTTCTCGAGCAGCGCGTCGTCGGTCTCGGCGACGGTCTCGAGGAGACGGTTGCGGTACTCCTCGGCCTTCTCCTGAAGGTCGGCGGGGATCTCCTGGACCTCGTACTTGGCGCCCATGGTCACGTCACCCTTGGCGTCGCCGGGCCAGACCAGCGCGCGCATCTCGACCAGGTCGACGACGCCGACGAAGTCGGACTCGGAGCCGATCGGGAGCTGCATCACCAGCGGCTTGGCGCCGAGGCGGGAGACGATGGTGTCGACGGTGAAGTAGAAGTCGGCGCCCAGCTTGTCCATCTTGTTGACGAAGCAGATGCGCGGGACGACGTACTTGTCGGCCTGACGCCACACGGTCTCCGACTGGGGCTCGACGCCCTCCTTCGCGTCGAAGACGGCGACGGCACCGTCGAGGACGCGGAGCGAGCGCTCCACCTCGACCGTGAAGTCGACGTGACCCGGGGTGTCGATGATGTTGATCTGGTTCTTGTTCCAGAAACAGGTGACCGCGGCGGACGTGATGGTGATGCCGCGCTCCTTCTCCTGCTCCATCCAGTCGGTGGTCGAGGCGCCGTCGTGCGTCTCACCGATCTTGTGGTTGACGCCCGTGTAGAACAGGATGCGCTCGGTCGTGGTGGTCTTGCCGGCATCGATGTGGGCCATGATGCCGATGTTGCGGACCTTGTTGAGGTCGGTGAGCACGTCCTGTGCCACAGGGATTCCTCCGAAAAGTAGAAAGTGGAAGGGGTGCCGCCCGGGCGCGGCGCTCCTACGAGTGCAACGCCCGGACGACGAAAATGTTTACCAGCGGTAGTGCGCGAAGGCCTTGTTCGACTCGGCCATCTTGTGCGTGTCCTCGCGGCGCTTGACAGCGGCGCCCAGGCCGTTCGAGGCGTCGAGGATCTCGTTGGTGAGACGCTCGGTCATCGTCTTCTCGCGACGGCCCTTGGCGTAGCTGGTGAGCCAGCGCAGCGCGAGGGTGTTGGCGCGGTGCGGCTTGACCTCGACCGGCACCTGGTAGGTCGAGCCACCGACGCGGCGGCTGCGGACCTCGAGGGTCGGGCGGATGTTGTCGAGCGCCTTCTTGAGGGTGACGACCGCGTCCTGGCCGGACTTGGTCGAGACGCCCTCGAGCGCGTCGTAGACGATGCGCTCGGCAAGGCCCTTCTTGCCGTCGAGGAGGATCTTGTTGACGAGCTGGCTGACGACCGGCGCGCCGTACACCGGGTCGGCGACGACGGGGCGCTTCGGAGCGGGACCCTTGCGAGGCATTACTTCTTCTCCATCTTCGCGCCGTAGCGGCTGCGAGCCTGCTTGCGGTTCTTGACGGCCTGGGTGTCGAGCGCGCCACGGACGATCTTGTAGCGGACGCCGGGCAGGTCCTTCACACGGCCGCCGCGGACGAGCACCATCGAGTGCTCCTGCAGGTTGTGGCCCTCACCGGGGATGTACGCGGTGACCTCGGTCCCGTTCGAGAGCTTGACACGCGCGACCTTGCGGAGCGCGGAGTTCGGCTTCTTGGGGGTGGTGGTGTAGACACGGGTGCACACGCCGCGCTGCTGGGGGTTGGACTTCAGGGCGGGAGCCTTGGTCTTGGTGACCTTCGGCGTCCGGCCCTTCCGAACCAACTGCTGAATGGTTGGCACTGAACTTCTCCTTATATGGACTGCACGGTGACAGTTGTCGCTTTTTTCCCCGCACCCCGAGCGACCCGCTTCGCAGGCGATCGAGGAGTTGGGGAGTATCGGACCGATGGCCGATATGCCGTGGGGGCGGTGATTCCGTGCGGTCTCTCCGCCCATCGGATGAGTACGTGCCGGCCCGCTCGGTGTCGGCTCTCGCGAG
This genomic stretch from Leifsonia sp. EB41 harbors:
- a CDS encoding choice-of-anchor L domain-containing protein, whose product is MPSRHSRARTRSFPTRLVAAVGGLVLVATPLTLAGPAAVGDPAQSVTDGTTSSVESFVAQLVGEGVTTSGIRFTGDPRAIGAFAGMDALGLASGVALSTGLVAETPGPHGHSLSTRLGTPGDEDATALAGARTRDAAVLEFDVVPTSTSLSIDYVFGSAEYNDWVGKGFNDVFGFFVNGANCAVIGEEPVSVDSVNAGSNAELFVDNTAGSVDTALNGFTVPLRCVAPVSAHEQNHVKLVIADVSDAILDSVVLLAAGGVVSNAPPAAADFAFTLSAGSSASVEFPGTDPDGDELTYAIVSEPAHGTFRSTGSGGVYTPEAGFAGADAFEYTVSDGHSTAGPYRVDIEVVEDAALTPSVRDLHYTAFAGEDTPISLVASAADGSAPEEGSVQIDVVAEPSHGVLSGEGVHRSYRSDPAHVGADAFVYTATVAGRTSASATVTLDVVTRPVPAITGRTVPVFPPGPVSVVERSRSLAGTGATVEIIPLASLAIGAGTAGAAVLCVGLLLRSRRTRS
- the rpsL gene encoding 30S ribosomal protein S12; the encoded protein is MPTIQQLVRKGRTPKVTKTKAPALKSNPQQRGVCTRVYTTTPKKPNSALRKVARVKLSNGTEVTAYIPGEGHNLQEHSMVLVRGGRVKDLPGVRYKIVRGALDTQAVKNRKQARSRYGAKMEKK
- the tuf gene encoding elongation factor Tu; this translates as MAKAKFERTKPHVNIGTIGHVDHGKTTLTAAISKVLADKYPSATNVQRDFASIDSAPEERQRGITINISHVEYETPKRHYAHVDAPGHADYIKNMITGAAQMDGAILVVAATDGPMAQTREHVLLAKQVGVPYLLVALNKSDMVDDEEILELVELEVRELLSSQDFDGDNAPVVRVSGLKALEGDEKWVQSVLDLMDAVDESIPDPVRDKDKPFLMPIEDVFTITGRGTVVTGRAERGTLAINSEVEIVGIRPTQKTTVTGIEMFHKQLDEAWAGENCGLLLRGTKREDVERGQVVVKPGSVTPHTNFEGTAYILSKEEGGRHNPFYTNYRPQFYFRTTDVTGVISLPEGTEMVMPGDTTDMSVELIQPIAMEEGLGFAIREGGRTVGAGTVTKINK
- the fusA gene encoding elongation factor G — protein: MAQDVLTDLNKVRNIGIMAHIDAGKTTTTERILFYTGVNHKIGETHDGASTTDWMEQEKERGITITSAAVTCFWNKNQINIIDTPGHVDFTVEVERSLRVLDGAVAVFDAKEGVEPQSETVWRQADKYVVPRICFVNKMDKLGADFYFTVDTIVSRLGAKPLVMQLPIGSESDFVGVVDLVEMRALVWPGDAKGDVTMGAKYEVQEIPADLQEKAEEYRNRLLETVAETDDALLEKFFGGEEITIPEIKAAIRKLTVNNEIYPVLCGSAFKNRGVQPMLDAVIDYLPSPLDVPAIEAHNPRDEEQVILRHADATEPFSALAFKVAVHPFFGRLTYVRVYSGRVDSGAGVVNSTKGKKERIGKIFQMHANKENPVDFVTAGNIYAVIGLKDTTTGDTLSDPDHQVVLESMTFPEPVIEVAIEPKTKADQEKLGTAIQKLAEEDPTFRTEQNQETGQTVIKGMGELHLDILVDRMKREFNVEANVGKPQVAYRETLRRTVEKYDYTHKKQTGGSGQFAKVQITLEPLEVTPETSYEFVNAVTGGRVPREYIPSVDAGIQDAMQVGVLAGFPTVGVKAILVDGASHDVDSSEMAFKIAGSMAYKEAARKANPVLLEPLMAVEVRTPEEYMGDVIGDLNSRRGQIQSMEDASGVKVVRANVPLSEMFGYIGDLRSKTSGRAVYSMQFDSYAEVPKAVADEIVQKSKGE
- the rpsG gene encoding 30S ribosomal protein S7, which gives rise to MPRKGPAPKRPVVADPVYGAPVVSQLVNKILLDGKKGLAERIVYDALEGVSTKSGQDAVVTLKKALDNIRPTLEVRSRRVGGSTYQVPVEVKPHRANTLALRWLTSYAKGRREKTMTERLTNEILDASNGLGAAVKRREDTHKMAESNKAFAHYRW